The Nicotiana tomentosiformis chromosome 2, ASM39032v3, whole genome shotgun sequence genome includes the window TCGGACGTTTAAATAAGCTTCAGTTTCTTAATCTTTCCGGTAACTCTTTGGCGGGAAGCTTACCGGCAAATCTGACTAGTCTTCGTAACCTAACTGTTGTTTCTTTGAAAGATAATTACTTTTTTGGTTCACTTCCTGTTGGGTTTGAGTCAGTTCAATTTTTAGATCTGTCTTCTAATTTGATTAATGGATCGTTGCCTCCCAATTTTGGAGGCAATAATCTCCGTTACTTTAACGTTTCTTTCAATAGACTTTCTGGAGATATCCCACCAGAATTTGGCAGCAAAATTCCTCAAAATGCAACCTTAGATCTCTCGTACAACAATTTCAGTGGTGCAATTCCAGAGTCTAGTGTTTTTGTCAACCAAAGTAGAAAAGCTTTTTCTGGGAATCCCGAATTATGTGGTGAGCCGATGAAAAATTTGTGTCCAATTCCTTCTACAATAACAACTCTACCAAATGCCTCTGAACCAACTTCTTCTCCAGCAATTGCAGCCATTCCCAAGACCATTGACTCAAACCCAGCAGCAGCATCCCCAAACGGCTCTTCTAAAGGAGGAAAAAGTGGGCTGAAAACTAGCACAATAATAGGCATAATAGCAGGGGATATTGCAGCAGTAGGAGTTCTAGCACTGATTTTCATGTACGTATATCGTGCCAAAAAGAAGAAAAGCATAGAAAGTACGATAAAGCAAGAAGCCGAAACTGCAAAAGATTTTGACTGGGCATCGTCAGCATCCTCAGAAGAATACAACTGGTTAAGGTCATGGACTTGTTTGAAAAAACCAAGGCACGGAGATGGTGACGACTTGTCAGAAACTTCCAATTCAGAGAGCCAAGAAAGTGAAATATCCCTAAAAGGTCAGCAGAATCACGTGACAACAGAGCAGAAAACAGGGGAATTGGTAACTGTTGATGGAGAAAGAGAGCTTGAGTTAGAGACATTGCTTAAGGCATCTGCTTACATTTTGGGAGCTAGTGGTTCGAGTATAATGTACAAGGCGGTGTTAGAAGATGGGACAACACTGGCTGTGCGGCGGATTGGAGAAAGCGGCGTTGAACGGTTTAAAGATTTCGAGAATCAGGTCAAAGTAATTGCTAAATTGGTGCATCCAAATTTGGTTAAAATCCGTGGCTTCTACTGGGGTGCTGAAGAGAAACTGGTAATCTACGATTTCGTTCCTAATGGCAGCCTTGCTAACGCACGTTACAGTAAGTcatcttttttcctattttttccgTTTCCATGCTCTCGTAATATAatagaatttatttttttaaatccaAAAAATTACACTTCATTAACATAAATGCCTTCATTATTCTTATTCTACGGTGTTAGAGTTGGTAATCTTCATTATTATGCTCCTAAATTAATTGGTTTACACTTGagattaaattaaattaattgCCGGAAAATTGGCTGGTCAATGCGTGTTAGCGGGGGAAATTTGTATGTCAATTGTAAGAGAGGAAGGTTGACATTGACTAGAGTTTGGAGGATATAATTCTCAAAATTGAAATTGACAGACTGAAATTCACTTGCCCACTATAAAATTGAAAAGCAGCCCTATTTATATGACTAGTACTACCTAATCATCTCCAATTCTTAATATGTCTCAATAATAACTTTCAAATAATTGTAGTCTGTAGAAATATTTAAGTCTGTAGTTTGTTGTGTTCTTTAGACATTCGGACAGTTAATatccaaaagaaagaaggaacaaGTCAGTCATtcaaattaagttggaaaaatcatACTATAAATTTCTGATAAAATGTGCGGGGACGGGGAAGTAAAGAAGGTGGTGGACCTGTGGTGGAGTGGTTGTAACTAAAGGCTTTGTTTTTAATGTGGAAATAGCGGTAGTTCACTGCAAGTCAACCGTGTCTACTTCTAAGGGTCAGTGGCCCACTGTCCCTGATAGCGATATATATACACATCCAAAATTGCATAATACGCCAAACGCCCCTCTTCTACTTGTCACTTGCATGGAAAATGACTACCTTTTTTAACATATTGCTCTGTAGGCCATACGTATGCTTTTTTGGTTGTGTCCAATTCAGGCATTCATTTGTCTAGCGGACGCAAGATACATAAAGAACTACTTACAGTACTATCAATGTATTTCAACAAGTTATATCAAACTATTTACTTTACTTTCTAAGTAAGCAAATAGTAAAATTTACTGTAAATTACATGTTCTTATAGGTCATTTTGACCTgctggtgtaaaataattactTATACTAACAATGTAAGAAAGTTAAAATCTTGTCTAACTGGTGCATTCATTGTGGTTTCAGGAAAAGCTGGTTCTTCTCCTTGTCACGTACCTTGGGAAATCCGGCTAAAGATTGCTAAGGGTGTGGCCAGTGGGCTCACTTACATTCATGAAAAGAAGCATGTACACGGCAATTTGAAGCCTAGTAACATTTTACTGGGGGCAGATATGGAGCCCAAGATTGGAGATTTTGGAATTGAAAGGCTTGTAACAGGAGATAGCAGTCATAAAACCTACGGATCGGCTCGTAATTTTGGTAGCAAGAGGTCCACAGCCTCTCGAGACAGCTTCCAGGACTTTGCATCTGGGCCTACTCCTAGCCCAAGTCCAAGTGCATTGGGCATATCTCCTTACCATGCACCCGAGTCGCTTCGTAGCCTGAAGCCCAACCCGAAATGGGACGTATTCTCGTTTGGGGTTGTGTTGCTAGAGTTGCTAACCGGAAAAGTGATTGTTTCGGACGAAATGGGACCCGCAGCAGCCATCGGAGCTGCCACGTCCGCAAGTGAAGAGAAGAGTAAAGTGTTAAGGTTGGCTGACGTGGCGATCCGTGCTGACATGGAAGGGAAAGAAGATTCCTTGTTGGCATTATTGAAAGTAGGGTATAACTGTATATCACCAACGCCTCAGAAGAGACCAGGCATGAGAGAGGTAGTTCAGGCACTGGAAAAGTTTCCAACTAGTTCTACTACTTCATCATACTATTATGGCCCTTAGCAATTATAAAATATGGACACAATTAATTGTAGAAACCAGAGTCCTTGTATGTAATGAGACTGACGACTTGACGTTTctttttcctatttattttttgtttgtcCTTCCAATATAGTATTAGCATTTGATTTTTAATAGTGTTCATCTTCATAGGTTTTGTACTGTATTTTTCGTAAGATGGTGACTTTGGATTATCAATATCTGACAACTTCTCTGTGTTTGCTAATCTGCACGCTCTTCttgtgtctttttttttttttagtatttgTCAAACTTCGCTTTTGACATTTAGAGCAATGAACAAGACACCCCGACAACTTTATAATCACCAAATCAATTTCtgatatattatattttttgacAAGATATTCCGCCCTGAAACTATTGATTTCATTTTGGACTTTAGAGTACTTATTTAGATGATGATTGACTTCATGGAATAAAGACAAAAAAAGACCACACTATTGCCaatgaaaaatattcaaacaattaGTTCTAGCAATTGAGAAATAGTGACTAGTTTCGTAGACTAGTAATCCTGGGATGGGACAGGGAGGAAAGAATGATACGTGAACATATTTAGTCTCAATCATGCATTTACCTAAAAGGACTTACATATTAGAGTTTAATTATTAAGAGCTACAAAATTCAATTGCTATGATAATTGATACCCCGCTGTCGAATTTAAATAATTGATTGCTGCGCTATCTATTCAAATAAAATATACAGGTCCGAGTCTTTATGATGGAGTCATTGTGGCTCTAATTCTAAGAAACGTCAACTTTTATTCCTTGTAAAGCCATTGGCGAATAAAGATGTGAATGGGTCAATAAATAGACGTGAAACACTAAAAATTGAagggcgccaaaaacttgttggttccaATTATACGTAAGTATTGTCATGGGCGGCTTTTCAACTATGCCCCATGACTCCTTGGACGCGCCTCGTGGCGTCCTgaccagcctcccaacgcccgtcgccacggtcggccccgtggtctcggcagctccaagtgacaagtgcgcatgtgcctctgtcgccccaccgatagccattgccaatgcccagccacaggcagatgccaacaacGCCGCGCGcgtagacaatgccgcgcgcgcagaccctgatgctaaagacaaagttgctgccaatggacttgttgctgctttgtagaagactaagtccttttcattgtaaatatagagtagttttgctgcattttctttaagtgtgattttccagctttcatagatctagtcatgtaactttggtttatttttttaagcattattaagggggaccaagcaatcaaaactttcaagcaagcaaacaattttctgtactggtgtctctccccccgacaccgtcttgttttctgtaatagctttcattcaatgcaatcaagctttcttttattctcaattctcttttctgctctctttcaattgctcatgacattggttttcccgtacggcactgacaatctagtctagcgtacggaggggacctcagttggcggacaacaaccgtactgacattggttgcttagccttacgtcgcccttccaaggaacttcaggaaggcgccgtgtaacagttggtatcaaagcctaggctcgacatcggacgagggattacattgcaattaccaccatttctgaccatggtgaattatggggatcgcatcgcgacccttgagggaacggttgactcattacggcccatcgtggaaatggtgcccgatctaaagaccagcctagtgcaaaagttggacgacctggaccgcagactcatccaggccgaagttgacatagaaaacatcagtcgcgatCTGAAGGAGACCGacaaacagcagccacagaggcagctgaaatttttggtaaatttgaggtcctccagcaggagcgtcccgaggatttagccaacagggaacaagaggcagacatgGTGACTACCATGCAACAAACTAAAGACAACTTgataggccagctcaatgttgtcaatgctgctttacaaggcctacttcgaggaggcggaaaccaatttgggggtggtgtgaacctcgcccctatggcacaaaagctgaaaattcctgagccaaagccatacagtggagctcggaatgccaaagaagtggaaaatttcattttcgacatcgagcaatacttcgatgccgtgggaggcctagaagaagctaagaaggtagcaactgctgccatgtatcttcagggtgatgccaaactctggtggcgggtgaagtacgaagccatcaaggctggtgaagatgccctcgagacatgggcggaactgaaggcagccatacgcctacagttcttccccgaaaatgttgagtacaatgccaggagaaagttgcgggagctccgccagaccaaatcagtgcgagattacgtgcgggaattctccgcgctcatgctgaacatccgtgacatgggggacaaagacaaactcttcaccttcctggaagggttgaaaccttatgcccggatggagttgcagagacaaagggtagataCGTTGCCTAAGGAAATCCAAgaagcagagtgccttggggattaccaagtggaagcacggaaggataggcctcaacagcctgtccgaggaggatacaaagggggccaaccaaacactggtggccctagcagaagtggaggagaccggagtgcacccaaatccaaggctccctcttccggcagtactagtgctgcatctaacaacaatgatcgggggaggaagcccccctcaggatgtcgtcattgcggcggaccacattggaataatgaatgcccacatgcacaaatgaacgcccatcaagcttttgaggatgggacggatgacgacgctgatgatgcggaccagaccgagccagtaggtgcattcaatgcaattgttggctccatttctgagcccttagcgggaaccagtaccggtatccgcaagaagaaggacccctgtccaattgccaggaaaggaaataaaaAGGCAAATTTGAGACTCCTCCTCATCAatagaggaccttaatgttcgttgacatgaaggtaaatggcaagcccattcgggcaatgatagacacgggtgccacccacaactacttagcctcgactcaggtggagcgtcttggactagttgtaggaaagggcaaaggtcgtgtgaaggctatcaactcgccacctcaaccagtgggtggaatagccaaagaagtaccagtgaagcttggcccttatgaaggaaagttcaacctgcgcgtagtgatcatagatgactttgagttaatagtggggttggaattcctgagacagaccaataccatgcccgcaccgtatgcagacatgctactgatgatgggagcaaaTGGGGGCAAGCCCTgtattattccgtgcattcccatgaagatggcagccgagaacatctcggccttgcagttgaagaagggggtaaaaagacatgaacccacgttcctggctaccctctgcatggaagatatagaacgctcctcgggtcccattcctacacccgtgaaggagttgcttctggaatttgaagacatcatgccacaagacatgccaaagcgccTTCCGCCTAGgagaactgtggaccatgagattgagttggttccgggtgcgaagccacctgcccgggcgccgtacagaatgtcacaacctgAACTCTCCGAGCTTCGGaaacaattgacggaaatgctagacacagggatcatcgtgccctccaagtccccatacgggtcccctgtgctattccaaaagaaacatgatggtagtttacgactctgtgtggattaccgggctctaaacaaaatcaccgtgaaaaacaagtatcctattccgctaatggtagacttgtttgatagactgggtggtgcgacggtattcaccaaaatagacctgaggacaggttattggcaagttcggattgcagatggtgacgagcacaagacgacctgtgtgacaagatatgggtcgtacgacttcctggttatgccctttggcttgactaacgcgccagccatattttgcaccttgatgaaccaagtcttccgagaatacattgatgaattcgtcgtggtttatttggatgacattgtggtatatagccagacactggaagaacacctggagcatttgcggaaggtcctagcccgattgcgggagcacgaattatatgcaaagctatccaagtgctcctttgctcagaaacaaattgacttcctcggatatgtcatcgaggaagggaggatcaagatggaccaacagaagattcaggccattacagaatggccgcctcctaaggatatacatgccttgaggtcgttccttggtctatgcaacttctatcggcgttttgtgaaaagttactccctcattgcagtgccgctaacagaacttctcaagaaggccaacccgtgggattggggccccaagcgggcagaggccttcgatgcattgaagatggctatgtctagtagcccagtcttggccctccctgacttggccaagcccttcgaagtgcaaacggatgccttcgactatgcacttggtggagtattgctacaagaagggcatcccgtagcgtacgagagccgaaaactgaaggatgcagagcggcgttatgccgcccatgagaaagaattattggctgccgttcattgcttacgcctttggaggcattatctactgggagccccattcgtggtcaagacagacaacacagccgttagccatttcatacccagccaaagctgaacggtcgacaggctaggtggcgggaactcctagcggaatttcacttcaacctggagtaccgaagtggaaagaccaatcatgttgctgatgcactcagtcggagagctgatctagtatcgatgtgtgtactcgccgccctaaaaGGAAgtgaagtaaccaccaccataaaagaccaaatacaggatctactcatcaaggatcctgctgcatagtatttggttgatttggtaggacagggcaagactcgccagttctacaccgaagatggtttcctgaaggtgaaagggaaccgactttatgttcctaaaggaggagatctgcgacggactcttcttgcagaatgccacgatactttgtgggccggtcatcccggcgaggaacgcaccatggcattacttcgccgtgcatattattggcctcaaatggtcgatgacgtcgctcagtatgtgaagacttgtctagtatgccaaaaagataagtcagaccgcttgacgcaggcagggctcttggaaccactagctgtaccaaaaagaccttgggaaagcgtttccctggacttcatcaccggattgcccaaggtcggagatctcacaactatcttggttgtggtggatcggttttccaagtatgctacctttatagcagccccacaatatatatcagcagaagatacagctcgactattcttctctcatgtcgtcaagtattggggcttacctaaagacattgttagtgatcgcgactcacgcttcactagcaatttttggacccaactctttaagtgcctcgggtcaaaattgagtcatagctcaagttttcatccgcaatctgatggccagacggagcgattcaatggcatgctagaggaatatctccggcactttgtgaccggatcgcagaagaattgggtgaagcttctggatgctgctcaactgtgtttcaattcacaaaagagctcaagtaccaacaaaagcgcttttgaaattgttaccggacagcaaccgctactcccacacacagtgaacgcaccaaacatgtcaaaatctcctcgggctgccagcttctcaaaagaatggaagcaaaatttggagatagtgcggagctatcttgtcaaagcccaaaagcggatgaagaggcatgctgatcagaatcgccgctttgtggaataccaggtgggagacaaagtgatggtcaaaatcccaaagcggtacttgtttgcaggggtccatgaccctcgcctattgcaaaaatatattggacccttgtccattgaaaggcgcattgggaaagttgcataccgggtggataccccagcttggtggaaaatccatcctgttttccatgtcagtctcctgaaaccttttcgggaagatatggaggatccttcacgaagccaactcacaataccaagtattcgaggccccaattcaaccgggaaaaggcgtgctgaagctattcttgatgatcgagtgattcacgcctcaagaaaagatcaccaggagttcttggtgaaatggcagggatgtgatgcagaggagaatacttgggagaggggaacaaacctcaaagcctacaagagcctgattgatgattaccttgcaaggaaggcgccgaggacgtcgccaactcaggtgggggagaatgtcatgggcggctttccagccatgccccatgatcccttggacgcgccccgtggcgtcctggccagcctcccaacgcccgtcgccacggtcggccccgtggtctcagcagctccaagtgacaagcgcgcatgtgcctctgtcgccccaccgatagccattgccaatgcccagccacaggcagatgccaacagcgccgcgcgcgtagacaatgccgcgcgcgcagaccctgatgctaaagacaaagttgctaccaatggacttgttgctgctttatagaagactaagtccttttcattgtaaatatagagtagttttgctgcattttctttaagtgtgattttccagctttcatagatctagtcatgtaactttggtttattttttttaagcattattaagggggaccaagcaatcaaaactttcaagcaagcaaaacaattctctgtactggtgtctctccccccgacaccgtcttgttttctgtaatagctttcattcaatgcaatcaagctttctttcattctcaattctcttttctgctctctttcaattgctcatgacattggttttcccgtacggcactgataatctagtctagcgtacggaggggacctcagttggcggacagcaaccgtactgacatcggttgcttagccttacgtcgcccttccaaggaacttcaggaaggcgccgcgtaaaaGTATGCGTgaccgtcaagtaataaagtgattcaAAAGTCGGATATCGAACCCATAGAGAATTAGATtaatcgttaactaagcaaactaaagtCAATTTACTGACcaagataataaaaaaaatactatttttctactaaacaacaacaacaacaacaacccagtataatcccactagtggggtctgggagggtagtgtgtacgcaaaccttacccctaccctggggtagagaggctgtttccaaatgaccctcggcattcttccctccaagaactccccaccttactcttggggtgactcgaactcacaaccttttggttgaaagtggagggtgtttaccatcagagcaacccaccttgtctaaactattgcggaaattaaacaagtaattaGCTAAATTAATTAGGAGCAAGCGATTGTGATTAGATTTTAATCAAAGGAGATGAAGATTCCAAGGTTGTGGTCGGTTTGTCAATCCTATTAGGTTCGTAATTATACATGTTACTCCacattatctatgattgctagttgaccagatcgtttatataaatagcatgttcccacaatactatcagtctatccataatatatcaaccctatattcctatggtcttgaatctgtcatgaacgaatataatacggtattcaactaagcaagactgttaagTATattctatcctaaccgcgaaatatTTTTCCGTGACATGGGTTCAGAAACatgctctctctaattctactcaaATCTAAACAcgactttcccaagcatagcatagataataaatagaactcaactgctggccaaacaattaagcaattatgcacagaattagagaaacaaccataaatgataactcgaattaacggtaatatgattaataaacttcaatatccATGACAATCACAACCCTAGAATGCGAAGTTTAGCTTTCACATAGACATATTAGCAAAACAACAATTCATCCAAAGAAAAGTAAAgtttactaagtttgatggaagaaagatagaatctgatgaattccggcctccacggcaGCTCTGTGCTCTCCCTTCGTCCAATCTCCCCCTAAAAATGGTGTTTAAAGTCTATTTGTAGGTGTAGGAAAAAGGGCTAGACGAAATAACCAAATCCAAAACCAAAAAAAAGAGACAAATAGACTTGAGACCCGGACCACGCATCACCACGCGAAATGCGCGACGCACCTCGCGTCAAACCGTGCCTCGAGCTCAAACGCGAGCAAAAAGTCTCGCTTCGCATGCTTATCCAATTTGTTGTTGCCTAACTTTTTCTCTCGAAGCTCATTGCTTTTGAGTGCTGATAGGTAATCTCCAAACCTTTTGTATACGATCGAAATCGGGCTCGACTATTGCATGATAGATTGGGCTCGGAATGCGAGGGGTTGAAGATCGACCTTGAGTCTCATCGAACCAGAACACGAGGTCAGAATGTCCGTCCTCGAGAATATTGAGTCAATGATCCCGGAATCGAACCTGACCCCGAATAAGCTCAAGAAAACATAACCGGTATAACCAATAGAAGATCGAAATAAtggaaggccgaaatatccgtaaccggtcgGATATCACAGCGAGAATCTtggcacgtatcaataaggaaccagCAAATTAGCAAACcaggagatttttaccttttatagaattgtacctaaagtaggactcccctactatataaagggggtctgattactTGTGAAACACACGGTAACTCGCATTCCAAAGtaatatattgttatttttagttcTTATGATTCTCTTGTCATTCTGTTCTGATATCGATAAAAGCACTTTTGGCTCGAGGACGGCTAACCTTCTAAGGCTAAGACTGTCCAacctgtgtggtttgcatttacttttccattgtttattttaatttcaatctgatttattattttgtatcaagttagatcatgtatccttaaaaccacgtacaaatctaattgttatccgattttgagggtaaacagtttggtaccCACCATGGAGCTAAGGATAGTAgtagttatttgatacaaatctccataatacACACTACTTTATGCTTGCTCTTTGAAATGTCTCTGATTTCAGATAAAAGCACAAAATGCCAAACTCTCAATCAtcacccctacatgttgacaacgagtccggttACCATGGTGAAAATAACAATGTAGCACCCGGTAACGAGGTACCGCCCGCTGATCCCATCAAAATTTCGGTCGCAGACCcaattgacgctaattcacatgttGCTTTCGACGCAAAGTTTCCAAATGACCCTGAGAATAGCGTCCGTGGTGGAGCACGATCGGTAACTGATAAttgaggattttgactacttattagcgccttttaacttttgttttagtctaaaagcgtttaattgtgttccctaAACTGATGTAATATGCAAAATTACAGGAATGTTGGACTTccaagatgaaatccgactcaaaaaggagtaatcaaaATACAAGGCAACAAAAGGCACAATAacttgcaaagtgcggaccgcagaattccatatgcggccgcactcaatgaAGAAAAACCCAACGAGCTTCCTAGCAATATGCGGTCTGCCaaggaattttgcggccgcaaaaatAAAGTTGCGGACCGTAGAAGACCAAGTTGCGGCCGCAGTTTTaaatctgtggaccgcagaaaGACTGCC containing:
- the LOC104087690 gene encoding probable LRR receptor-like serine/threonine-protein kinase At4g37250; amino-acid sequence: MKFQIFDLHLWWRRIIVFLILGFQASGLNTDGVLLLTFKYNILSDPLGVLQNWYSWNETPCSWTGVYCGNPNVSDPNLRVIGLSLPNSQLIGSIPSSLGMIQYLTNLDLSNNSINGSIPLTLFSAPELQRLDFSNNRISGELPELVGRLNKLQFLNLSGNSLAGSLPANLTSLRNLTVVSLKDNYFFGSLPVGFESVQFLDLSSNLINGSLPPNFGGNNLRYFNVSFNRLSGDIPPEFGSKIPQNATLDLSYNNFSGAIPESSVFVNQSRKAFSGNPELCGEPMKNLCPIPSTITTLPNASEPTSSPAIAAIPKTIDSNPAAASPNGSSKGGKSGLKTSTIIGIIAGDIAAVGVLALIFMYVYRAKKKKSIESTIKQEAETAKDFDWASSASSEEYNWLRSWTCLKKPRHGDGDDLSETSNSESQESEISLKGQQNHVTTEQKTGELVTVDGERELELETLLKASAYILGASGSSIMYKAVLEDGTTLAVRRIGESGVERFKDFENQVKVIAKLVHPNLVKIRGFYWGAEEKLVIYDFVPNGSLANARYRKAGSSPCHVPWEIRLKIAKGVASGLTYIHEKKHVHGNLKPSNILLGADMEPKIGDFGIERLVTGDSSHKTYGSARNFGSKRSTASRDSFQDFASGPTPSPSPSALGISPYHAPESLRSLKPNPKWDVFSFGVVLLELLTGKVIVSDEMGPAAAIGAATSASEEKSKVLRLADVAIRADMEGKEDSLLALLKVGYNCISPTPQKRPGMREVVQALEKFPTSSTTSSYYYGP